The following is a genomic window from Spirosoma foliorum.
TCTTCTAACAATTTGGCGATGATGGTTCCGCCCGTAACCAGGGATTGCGAGGCTGGTTTGACGACCATCGTATTGCCAACCGCCAGAGCCGGGGCAATCGTCCGCATGGAGAGGTATAAGGGAAAATTCCAGGGGCTAATGAGGCTGACAATGCCTAACGGTCTTCGGTATACGTACGTTTCTTTCCCATCAATCGTCGATGCGGTAGTACGCCCATGCATACGGGTAGGGAACGAGGACGCTTCAACCAGAATATCGTGTGATTGCTGCACTTCAAGCAGGCCTTTCAAATAGGTACTGCCCGTCTCTCGGGTTAACCAGCCTATGAACTCATCCTGACGTTCCAGCAGAATCGCAGCCGCTTTCAGGAGTATATCCCGGCGAACGAGTGGGTTGGTGGCTGCCCAGGTATAAGAAGCCCGTTTGGCGGCTTCAAAGGCGGCATCGACATCGGCCGTTCCTGCCGAACGAAGCGTATGAATAACTTCATCGGTGAATGGATTCAGGTTATCAACGGTGGCATCCTCCCGCCCAACAACCCATTGTCCATCAATAAATTGCTTATTTAACGCCGTGTAATTGATCTGTGCATGTTGGTCATCAAGGCCAATAGTTGCTTCTAAGGTTAGCATGATAGTAAGGGGTTAAGGGGTGAGGTAAATTTTATTGAACTACCGTTTCCTTCGCAATCCCCTGAAGCAACGTTGTCACTTCCGTTGGCATAGACAGGAACGGACAATGGCTACTGTTAAGCGTATAGGTGCTTTTGATACCTGCCGCTGCCACCATTCGTTTTTGCAGATTCGGACTCACCGCATGGTCCTGCGCAGTGTAGACGTAGTACTTTGCTACTTTACCAAAGTTGGCGGCCGTCAGCGTAACGGGATTGGTGAAGGGAATAAAGGGTTCAGCCCGGTAGTTATCGACCACCTGCTTTTTCACCGCATCCGATCCGTCCTGAATGAAGATCGGTGTTAAATTCTCGGTCTTGATTCCCAGAGTAAGCTGATCGGTGGAGGGGATTAAAGCAGGGCCTAATTGCGACGTACTATCCGTAGAAGCCAGCGCCAGCAGGGATTGTCCATTGGCCGGTAAAAATGCCCCGACATACACCAGTTTGTCGATACGGCTAGGGATTTTTTCCGCAACGGCCGATACAACCATTCCACCCATGCTATGGCCAACCAGAATCACATTTCCCGAGAGCGCATTAATCGCGCCCACAACTTTATCCCGGTAAACGTCCATCGACAGAGTAGCGGGCGCCGTATTATCCGCTCCGTGACCGGGCAGTTCGACTACGACTACGTTTTGGCCTTGCTGCACCAGCTGATCTTTAACCGATTGCCAGGCATAAGGTGCCTGCCAGGCTCCGTGGACGAGCACGAACGTTTTGGGAGCAGGCGTAACAGCGTCATTTTTGGTGCATGACACCAGGGCGAAAAGCAGGGATACAAGTAGGATTGATGAGAGGAGTATCGTTTTCATGAGGAAGTATAGAAAGAGTGAATGAGCGAAAGAGTGTGGAGTAATAATTAGTTGTTGATTTTCAGTGCTTTATTGATGGTTTCTGGCTGAAACAGCCTCTTGTCAATCCAGTTCAGAATGTAGTCGGCGTCTTCTTTCCAGGTTGGCTGGCCCAGTACAAAGTGGTTGCGACCTTCGAATTCTTTGTAGTCGGTGATGGAATCTGAATGCTGGTATTTGCGGTAATTGTCGTAATTGAGCGAGGCCGGAATCGTGTGGTCCGTACTGCCAGAGGTGAGCAGCAGGGGGGCGTGTGGTTTACTAAAATCGACGTGGGCGGCTGCTGTAATAGTATCCCGAACAATGAGTTTGGATTCAGGTAGGGCGAACTGATAGTACCCGTCTTTCTGCTGTTGGAGCGGCATGCCATTGGTAAAGGCATATTGCCAATCCTTGAACGACATCATGTATGTTTCTTTGGTAGACGTGAAAAAGCCCAACGGTCCCCAACCCGCTTTCAAAAACGATAGCTTAAACGTGAAAATGCCCTGTGGCGGAACCGAGTGAATGGCAATGCCCGCTGCGCCAAGACCCCGTTGTAACAAAAGCTGAACCATCAGGCCGCCAATAGAATGGCCAATCAGGATAGGTTTTTCTGGCAGTTGCTCCACAATCTGGGCGTAATAATTCGTCAGGTCGGCTAGGCGATTGGACGCGATCTCGGAATCTGGATGCCGGTTTCGTAAGACTTCGGCGGGGGCATCTTTGTGTGGCCAGGGAGGAGCGATGGTGGTGTAACCCTTCTGTTCGAAATAGGCTTGCCATTCCTTCCAGCAATCGTTGCTAACAAATGCGCCGGTGATAAAGACGATGGTTTTGGGACGGGTAATTTTCATGATCGTTTTAGTTTACTTGGTTGAAACACCTAAACCAAACGAAAGGCCAATATTTTAAAGATTTAAAAATCAGGTAGTTATGATTTTGTGCCAAAAGTTTTAGCTACTGAATATCGTTGGACAACGAGCGTAACAACGATATATCGTTGCGGGTGGCTTAACCATTCGATATAGAACGTTACCAAATCAGTTGAAAAAGCTGGATATTTATTGGTTATGTGTTGATAGACAGTAAGTTAGTTTACTTATCGTCGTCGTCTTCCAGCGCATTACCCGCGATGGCCTGGTTTATGTATTCGTAGCCGAAAGAAAAATAATGAAGAGACTGTTGTTGGTTACCTGTCTTATAGGATGTTCACTATTGACAGCGTCTGCCCAAACGCAAACGGGCGATTCGTCTCGGGAATTACTGGTCCGTTTGCAGAAAAGTAAGCCGGATACCCAGCGCGTTCATGTGTTGCAGGATTTGGCTACCTATTACATGTTCAAACCGAACGCGCAGGCGGCCGATATGGATAGTGCAATGGCAGTGGCCCGACAAGCTGAACGGTTGAGCATGAAGCTACACGATCCAAAAGGACAGGCAATCAGCTACATTTTGTATGCCCGTGTGTACAACCATGATGGAAAGAAGGAGCAGGCCAAAGCGCTGGTGCGGAAAGCCATTACAATTTTTTCCAATGCCCATTATCTGGATGAACTGGGCGAGGCTTACTTTGAACTCGGAAGCTATTCTCCGCTAATTGGCGCTGGGCTGGCCGAACGAATAAAGATGGCAGAACTGGCCCTGTCGACGTTTCAGCAATCGGGAAATAAACTCAAACAGGCCAATTGCAATAAGGAACTCGGCGATTTGTACCAGGTCGAAGGCAATAATAGTAAGGCGTTGGCTTCGCTTCAGCAGGCGTTGACCCTATACAAAGCCGTTGGCAAAGGTAGGTTACAGGGTGTGTATGATTTATTAGGCCAGGTTTCCGGCGAACTTGGCGATTATAAGGAAGCGATCCGGTACGGACTATTGGCGGTTCAAACGGCCGAACAATCCGGCGATTCGACCATGCTACTGGCTACCATTTATAATCGCCTGGGTATCACCTATCAGAACCTGAAAGAACTCAAACTGGCTAATCAGTATTTTAGAAAGTCGATTGCCATTGCTGAGATCTATAATGACATTGGGGCCATCTGTATCCTGGCAACTAATATCAGCGATACCTACGTATTGCTTCATCAACCAGCGGCTGCGCTTACTTTTTTACGGACTATTGTCAAAAAATATACGCTGCCCGATCTGGCTAGCCAAATCTATATTACAGGCCAATTTATTAACGCCTATATGCCCGGCAAGCAGTATACGCTGGCCCAGCCTTATAGCGATCGACTCGTCAGATTATCCGAAAACCGGGAACGCATCGATAATGAAACCCAGCTCTATGCCTATGGGATGCTGATTCGTTTTTTCATCGCTACCCAACAGTACAAACAGGCTGACAAATACCTGCTGATTCACCGGATGTTATCGGAGAAAATGGGGTCGCTGCGCAGTTTGTCGATCAATCATTTATGGACATTTAAAGTAGACTCGGCTCAGGCTAATTATTCGTCCGCCATTACGCATTACCAGCATTACAAAGCCTTGAACGACTCCTTGTTTACCGAGTCAAAAAGTAAGCAGATCGCCTTGCTCCAAACCCAGTTCGATACCAAAAAGAAAGACCAGGATATTCAATTGAAAGGCCAGCATATTGAGTTGTTGAAGAAGCAGAGTGAGTTGCAAATCAATGATTTAAATCGGACAAGGATCTTGCGAAACGTCACGTTTATTGTTATCGCGCTGCTGCTGATTATTCTGGCGTTAGTCTACAATCGGTATCGGCTCAAGCAACGAAGTAATGCCATTCTGGAGGCCCATCAGAAAGAAATCAACGACCAAAATCAGTCGCTTCAGCGGTTACTTACCGAAAAGGAGTGGCTGCTCAAAGAGATTCATCACCGGGTAAAAAACAACCTGCAAATCGTAATGAGTCTGTTGAATACGCAATCCGCTTACCTGACCGATGAAGCCGCCATGCTGGCCATCCGCGATAGTCAGCATCGGGTTCAGGCCATCTCACTGATTCACCAAAAGCTCTACCAATCTGAAAACCTGTCGTCTATCGATATGTCGACGTACATCCGGGAACTTGTCGAATATCTGCGGGATTTCTTCAGTACGGGTCAGCGTATTCGGTTTGAAACGCATATTGAGCCGGTTAAACTAGGGGTGTCCTATGCGGTACCCATCGGATTGATTCTCAATGAAGCCATTACCAACAGTATCAAGTATGCGTTTCCTGGCAATAAATCGGGTCAGATCGTTATTTCATTCCAGCATACAGGCGGTATGAATTATTTGCTCACCATTGCTGATAATGGGATTGGGTTACCAGCCAACATGGATAGCCAACAACACGATTCGCTGGGACTGAGCCTGATGCGTGGACTCAGTGACGACATTGATGGCCACTTTACGATAGCGAACGACAACGGTACGCTTATCAACATCAGCTTTGTCTACGAACCAACTGACCAGCCAGAATCAGCTAGCATTTCCCCAAACCTTCCTTTTGAAACGACTGCGTTATGAACCAATCCATACTTATTGTTGAAGATCAGTTTATTGAAGCTAACGACCTGCGGTTAATGCTGCAAAAGGCGGGTTACCGGGTTACCGGTATCGCCCGTTCGGTTCCCAATGCGCTGGAACTCATCGGGCAGGAAAAGCCGGATGTTGTGTTGCTGGATATTTTTCTGAAGGGTCCGCTGACCGGCATTGATCTGGCCAAACAATTAAAAGAGGATGCGATCCCGTTTATTTATCTCTCGGCCAACTCCACGGAGGATGTTTTGACGGCAGCCAAAGCGACCCAACCCGACGGTTTTTTAGTCAAACCCTTTCGGGAGAAAGATGTGCTGGTCACACTCGAAGTCGCTAAGTATCGGCATGAACATAGTCAGGAAGCCAGTTTCCGCCGGGGCGCTCAGCTCTTGAAACAACTCACCAAACTGCTGGCAGAGCCCGTTGACTGGGAGCAGAAATTACTAAACATAGGGAAGGCGATTCAACCATTCATTCCCTTTGATTATATGGCGACTGGCTTTGCCGAAGCCAATACAACTGCGTATACCGATCAGGGTTATCTGCGAATCGGTTTTGACGAATACCAGCTCGTGGGGCCAAACGAGCTAATGGTTATGACGAATCTAAAGAGGCATGAACTGGCTGTATTGCAGGCAAAAACACCCATCGAAACCGAAGCAATCTGGTATGACGAGCACGGGTTTAAGCGAGCCTGTCAGTTACCGTCCATCCGAAAATTGATTGCCGATACGTTTTTGATGCGTTCTCACCTGGTGCTGCCGCTGGTTGTACCGAGTGGTGAACAGTTTAATTTCTCGTTTTATAGTCGTCGTCCAGATGCCTATCAGGAAGAACATAGTACCCTGTTTAGTCAATTAAAACCCGTACTGACCACGGCCATTGAAAACCGGCTGAATGCGAATCCCAAAACTTCGACTGTAATCTCCACTCCATCAACCGAGTCCATTTCTCAAGCGTCAGACAGTCTTTCCAGTCCGACTACATTCGAGGGTATTGTGGGTAGTAGTCACTTGCTGTTGACGGTTTTCGATCATCTGTCGCTGGTTGCCCCTTCCGATACATCGGTCCTGATTTTGGGCGAGAGCGGGACTGGCAAAGAACGTATTGCGTCTACGATTCATAACCTCTCTCCCCGAAAACGCAAACCCCTCATTCGGGTCAACTGCGCTACCTTGCCCGTCAATCTGATTGAATCTGAGCTATTTGGCCACGAAAAAGGATCATTCACGGGCGCCACCGAAAAGCGAATCGGCCGGTTTGAACAGGCTGACGGAGGGACAATCTTTCTGGACGAAATAGGGGAGATGCCGGTTGAGCTACAGGTTAAGTTGCTGCGGGTATTACAGGAAAAAGAGATTGAACGCATCGGGGGCCAGTCGTCCATTAAAATCAACGTGCGCATTATTGCGGCCACCAACCGCAATCTGGAAAAAGAAGTAGCCGAGGGTCGTTTCCGGCTCGATCTGTATTATCGACTGAATGTTTTTCCCGTTTCGCTGCCACCGTTGCGGGATCGAAAAGAAGATATACCGGCTCTTGTTCAGCACTTTATCCGGCAGTATAATCAGAAAACGGGCAAGAAAATCACGGGGCTGTCGGCTCAGGCATTGAGTACGTTACAGTCGTACCACTGGCCGGGCAACATTCGGGAACTGGAACACCTGATTGAGCGAAGCGTGCTGCTCACAAAAGGAACGCTGATTGAGGAGGTAGGCTTGCTCAACATGGGTCAACCGACGGTATCAACGACGCCCGAAGAGCATCGGATCAAAACCATCGATGAAAATGAGCGGGATCATATCATTGCCGTACTCAAAAAATGCAATGGCCGTATCTGGGGCGCTGGCGGAGCCGCTGAAATGCTGAATGTTCCTCCCACAACCTTAAATTCTAAAATGAAAAAGCTAGGCATTCGCAAAGAGTATATGGACAATCATTAGATATGAGAAACCATTATGGAGTAAGTAAGCCGCTATCTGTCAGCCAATGGCGAATGCGGCCAAACCATTCGTCGAATGTCGGAGTTTTGCCGAAACCGTGCTCCCCTTTTTGGTAGATATGCAAGTCGGCCGGAATACCATTTTGCAGGAGAGCTTCATAAAAGACCAGGCTATTTTTGACGGGAACCTTCGAATCGTCACTCGCATGCGTGAGGAAGGTTGGCGGTGTGGCTTTATCAACTTGTAATTCATTGGAATAGCGCTGAATTTGATCCGGTTTCGGCGATTTCCCCAGCAGGTTTTTGCGGGATTTGGCGCTACCGATTTCCGCGGACAGGCTAATGACCGGATAAATCAGAATCATAAAATCCGGGCGGAGATTTACCGCTTCTGGATTGTCGATCACCGGCTGTTGAAAATGGGTTCCGGCTGTAGCTGCCAGATGACCGCCTGCCGAAAAACCCATAATTCCGACTCGTTTTGAATCAAGACCCCACTCAGTCGCGCGTTGGCGAATGATTTTCAGCGCCTGTTGGGCATCCTGCAACGGGCCAATGGACGGATCAATCATCGTTTTTTCGCTGGGTAGCCGATACTTCAATACAAAAGCCGCCACGCCTAGTTTGTTGAAAGCGTCGGCAATATCGAAGCCTTCCCGCTTCATTACCAGCGTTTCATAA
Proteins encoded in this region:
- a CDS encoding alpha/beta hydrolase yields the protein MIRKLLLSGYCCLSALIGLAQQEIPLYTGPIPNAKQSDVHEIKRPDQSVSNVVQPTLTIFLPSKEKVTGAAVIVCPGGGYETLVMKREGFDIADAFNKLGVAAFVLKYRLPSEKTMIDPSIGPLQDAQQALKIIRQRATEWGLDSKRVGIMGFSAGGHLAATAGTHFQQPVIDNPEAVNLRPDFMILIYPVISLSAEIGSAKSRKNLLGKSPKPDQIQRYSNELQVDKATPPTFLTHASDDSKVPVKNSLVFYEALLQNGIPADLHIYQKGEHGFGKTPTFDEWFGRIRHWLTDSGLLTP
- a CDS encoding alpha/beta hydrolase; this encodes MKITRPKTIVFITGAFVSNDCWKEWQAYFEQKGYTTIAPPWPHKDAPAEVLRNRHPDSEIASNRLADLTNYYAQIVEQLPEKPILIGHSIGGLMVQLLLQRGLGAAGIAIHSVPPQGIFTFKLSFLKAGWGPLGFFTSTKETYMMSFKDWQYAFTNGMPLQQQKDGYYQFALPESKLIVRDTITAAAHVDFSKPHAPLLLTSGSTDHTIPASLNYDNYRKYQHSDSITDYKEFEGRNHFVLGQPTWKEDADYILNWIDKRLFQPETINKALKINN
- a CDS encoding alpha/beta fold hydrolase, translated to MKTILLSSILLVSLLFALVSCTKNDAVTPAPKTFVLVHGAWQAPYAWQSVKDQLVQQGQNVVVVELPGHGADNTAPATLSMDVYRDKVVGAINALSGNVILVGHSMGGMVVSAVAEKIPSRIDKLVYVGAFLPANGQSLLALASTDSTSQLGPALIPSTDQLTLGIKTENLTPIFIQDGSDAVKKQVVDNYRAEPFIPFTNPVTLTAANFGKVAKYYVYTAQDHAVSPNLQKRMVAAAGIKSTYTLNSSHCPFLSMPTEVTTLLQGIAKETVVQ
- a CDS encoding sigma 54-interacting response regulator, producing the protein MNQSILIVEDQFIEANDLRLMLQKAGYRVTGIARSVPNALELIGQEKPDVVLLDIFLKGPLTGIDLAKQLKEDAIPFIYLSANSTEDVLTAAKATQPDGFLVKPFREKDVLVTLEVAKYRHEHSQEASFRRGAQLLKQLTKLLAEPVDWEQKLLNIGKAIQPFIPFDYMATGFAEANTTAYTDQGYLRIGFDEYQLVGPNELMVMTNLKRHELAVLQAKTPIETEAIWYDEHGFKRACQLPSIRKLIADTFLMRSHLVLPLVVPSGEQFNFSFYSRRPDAYQEEHSTLFSQLKPVLTTAIENRLNANPKTSTVISTPSTESISQASDSLSSPTTFEGIVGSSHLLLTVFDHLSLVAPSDTSVLILGESGTGKERIASTIHNLSPRKRKPLIRVNCATLPVNLIESELFGHEKGSFTGATEKRIGRFEQADGGTIFLDEIGEMPVELQVKLLRVLQEKEIERIGGQSSIKINVRIIAATNRNLEKEVAEGRFRLDLYYRLNVFPVSLPPLRDRKEDIPALVQHFIRQYNQKTGKKITGLSAQALSTLQSYHWPGNIRELEHLIERSVLLTKGTLIEEVGLLNMGQPTVSTTPEEHRIKTIDENERDHIIAVLKKCNGRIWGAGGAAEMLNVPPTTLNSKMKKLGIRKEYMDNH
- a CDS encoding tetratricopeptide repeat-containing sensor histidine kinase; translated protein: MTASAQTQTGDSSRELLVRLQKSKPDTQRVHVLQDLATYYMFKPNAQAADMDSAMAVARQAERLSMKLHDPKGQAISYILYARVYNHDGKKEQAKALVRKAITIFSNAHYLDELGEAYFELGSYSPLIGAGLAERIKMAELALSTFQQSGNKLKQANCNKELGDLYQVEGNNSKALASLQQALTLYKAVGKGRLQGVYDLLGQVSGELGDYKEAIRYGLLAVQTAEQSGDSTMLLATIYNRLGITYQNLKELKLANQYFRKSIAIAEIYNDIGAICILATNISDTYVLLHQPAAALTFLRTIVKKYTLPDLASQIYITGQFINAYMPGKQYTLAQPYSDRLVRLSENRERIDNETQLYAYGMLIRFFIATQQYKQADKYLLIHRMLSEKMGSLRSLSINHLWTFKVDSAQANYSSAITHYQHYKALNDSLFTESKSKQIALLQTQFDTKKKDQDIQLKGQHIELLKKQSELQINDLNRTRILRNVTFIVIALLLIILALVYNRYRLKQRSNAILEAHQKEINDQNQSLQRLLTEKEWLLKEIHHRVKNNLQIVMSLLNTQSAYLTDEAAMLAIRDSQHRVQAISLIHQKLYQSENLSSIDMSTYIRELVEYLRDFFSTGQRIRFETHIEPVKLGVSYAVPIGLILNEAITNSIKYAFPGNKSGQIVISFQHTGGMNYLLTIADNGIGLPANMDSQQHDSLGLSLMRGLSDDIDGHFTIANDNGTLINISFVYEPTDQPESASISPNLPFETTAL